From one Phocaeicola salanitronis DSM 18170 genomic stretch:
- a CDS encoding helix-turn-helix domain-containing protein has product MDEQIKQIAERLRGLRDALELSVEEVASDCKLTAEEYRALESGESDLSVSLLQRIAHKYGITLDELMFGEEPKMKSYFLTRKGTGVSVERTKAYKYESLASGFKDRIADPFIVTVEPKPEGTAVYFNTHEGQEFNLVIEGRLLLNINGKELILNPGDSLYFDSSKPHGMLALDGKTVKFLAVVMQ; this is encoded by the coding sequence ATGGACGAACAGATAAAACAAATTGCCGAGCGTTTGCGGGGATTGCGCGACGCATTGGAGCTAAGCGTGGAAGAAGTGGCATCGGACTGTAAACTGACAGCAGAAGAATACCGTGCCCTTGAATCAGGAGAAAGCGACCTCTCGGTCAGTCTTTTGCAACGCATCGCCCACAAATATGGCATTACGTTAGATGAATTGATGTTTGGTGAGGAGCCGAAGATGAAATCGTATTTCCTTACCCGTAAAGGGACAGGAGTTTCGGTAGAACGTACCAAGGCTTATAAGTATGAATCACTCGCTTCGGGATTTAAGGACAGGATAGCCGACCCGTTTATCGTAACGGTAGAGCCTAAACCCGAAGGTACTGCCGTATACTTTAACACACACGAAGGACAAGAGTTCAACTTAGTAATAGAAGGCCGCCTGTTATTGAACATCAATGGGAAAGAACTGATACTGAATCCGGGCGACAGCCTGTATTTCGATTCGAGCAAGCCGCACGGCATGTTGGCGCTTGATGGAAAAACCGTGAAGTTCCTTGCGGTAGTGATGCAATAA
- a CDS encoding AMP-binding protein, producing MLERFVSQTTFSSQEDFIKNFRVNVPENFNFGYDIVDAWAAERPEKNALLWTNDKGECIQFTYADLKKYTDMTASYFQSLGIGKGDKVMLILKRRYEFWFSIIALHKIGAVAIPATHLLTKKDIVYRCQAATIKMIVAAGEGVILKHIVDAMPQSPSVEKLVSVGPEYPEGFEDFHKGIENAAPFTRPVNVNTNDDIMLMYFTSGTTGEPKMVAHDFTYPLGHITTASFWHNLHEDSLHFTIADTGWGKAVWGKLYGQMIAGANIFVYDHEKFTPSDILKKIHDYHITSLCAPPTIYRFLIREDLSKYDLSSLEYCTTAGEALNYSVYETFLKITGIRLMEGFGQTETTLTLATFPWMEPKPGSMGVPNPQYQIDLLKPDGRSAEDGEQGQIVIRTDKGKPLGLFKEYYRAPELTREAWHDGVYYTGDVAWRDEDGYYWFVGRADDVIKSSGYRIGPFEVESALMTHPAVVECAITGVPDEIRGQVVKATIVLAKDYKAKAGPDLIKELQDHVKRVTAPYKYPRVIEFVEELPKTISGKIRRVEIREKDNG from the coding sequence ATGTTAGAAAGATTTGTAAGTCAGACAACTTTCTCCTCGCAAGAGGATTTCATCAAGAATTTTAGAGTAAATGTGCCTGAGAATTTCAATTTCGGGTACGACATCGTGGATGCTTGGGCAGCAGAACGTCCGGAAAAGAATGCACTGTTGTGGACCAATGACAAAGGCGAATGTATCCAGTTCACTTACGCTGATTTGAAGAAATATACCGATATGACCGCTTCTTATTTCCAGAGTCTGGGAATAGGCAAGGGCGACAAAGTGATGTTGATATTGAAACGCCGCTATGAGTTCTGGTTTTCGATTATCGCTTTGCACAAGATAGGAGCTGTGGCGATCCCCGCTACCCACCTGCTGACGAAGAAAGACATTGTCTATCGGTGTCAGGCAGCTACCATCAAGATGATTGTAGCTGCGGGTGAAGGAGTGATTCTGAAACATATCGTAGATGCAATGCCTCAGTCACCCAGCGTAGAAAAACTGGTCAGCGTAGGTCCTGAGTATCCCGAAGGATTTGAGGATTTTCATAAAGGCATCGAAAATGCTGCACCTTTCACACGTCCCGTGAATGTAAACACCAACGATGACATCATGTTGATGTACTTCACCTCGGGCACTACCGGCGAACCGAAGATGGTGGCACACGATTTCACCTATCCTTTGGGACATATCACTACGGCGAGCTTCTGGCATAACCTGCACGAAGACAGCCTGCATTTTACCATTGCCGATACAGGCTGGGGCAAGGCTGTATGGGGAAAACTGTATGGGCAGATGATAGCAGGGGCTAACATTTTCGTCTACGACCACGAGAAGTTTACACCTTCTGATATTCTGAAGAAGATTCACGATTATCACATCACTTCACTTTGTGCACCTCCCACCATTTACCGCTTCCTTATCCGTGAGGACTTGAGCAAATACGACTTGTCTTCATTGGAGTATTGTACCACGGCGGGTGAGGCGTTGAACTATTCGGTTTACGAAACCTTTTTGAAGATAACAGGCATCCGCTTGATGGAAGGCTTTGGACAGACCGAAACTACCTTGACACTTGCCACTTTCCCGTGGATGGAACCCAAGCCGGGAAGCATGGGCGTGCCTAATCCTCAATATCAGATAGACCTGTTGAAGCCTGACGGCCGCTCTGCCGAGGATGGCGAACAAGGACAAATTGTGATACGTACTGACAAAGGCAAACCGCTGGGGTTGTTCAAGGAATATTATCGTGCGCCCGAACTGACCCGTGAGGCTTGGCACGATGGAGTATATTACACCGGTGATGTGGCTTGGCGTGACGAAGATGGTTACTATTGGTTTGTAGGACGTGCCGATGATGTCATCAAGAGTTCAGGGTATCGCATTGGTCCGTTCGAAGTGGAAAGTGCCCTGATGACCCATCCTGCAGTGGTAGAGTGTGCCATAACGGGAGTGCCTGATGAAATCCGCGGTCAGGTGGTGAAGGCTACCATTGTATTGGCAAAAGATTATAAGGCAAAAGCCGGTCCCGACTTGATAAAGGAACTTCAGGATCATGTGAAGCGGGTAACCGCTCCTTATAAATATCCGCGTGTGATAGAATTTGTCGAAGAATTGCCTAAGACTATCAGCGGGAAAATCCGCCGCGTGGAAATCCGGGAAAAGGACAATGGATAA
- a CDS encoding class II fructose-bisphosphate aldolase, translating to MVNYKELGLVNTKDMFARAIKGGYAIPAFNFNNMEQLQAIIKAAVETKSPVILQVSKGARNYANQTLLRYMAEGAVAYAKELGCEHPEIVLHLDHGDSFELCKSCVDLGFSSVMIDGSHLPYEENVALTKKVVEYAHQYDVTVEGELGVLAGVEDEVSAEHHTYTNPEEVIDFATRTGCDSLAISIGTSHGAYKFKPEQCHVDPKTGRLVPPPLAFDVLDAVMEKLPGFPIVLHGSSSVPQEYVDMINQYGGKLEAAIGIPEEELRKAAKSAVCKINIDSDSRLAMTAAVRKVFVEKPAEFDPRKYLGPARDEMEKMYKHKILNVLGSDGKLAQ from the coding sequence ATGGTTAATTACAAAGAATTGGGCTTGGTAAACACCAAAGACATGTTTGCCAGAGCAATTAAAGGCGGATACGCTATCCCTGCGTTCAACTTTAATAACATGGAGCAATTGCAGGCTATCATCAAAGCTGCAGTAGAAACTAAATCTCCGGTTATCCTGCAGGTTTCTAAAGGCGCACGCAACTACGCGAACCAGACTTTGCTGCGCTACATGGCAGAAGGTGCTGTAGCATACGCCAAAGAATTGGGTTGCGAACATCCGGAAATCGTACTTCACCTCGACCATGGAGATTCATTCGAACTCTGCAAATCTTGCGTAGACCTTGGCTTCTCTTCAGTTATGATTGATGGTTCTCACTTGCCATACGAAGAAAACGTAGCCTTGACTAAGAAAGTCGTTGAATATGCTCACCAATACGATGTAACCGTAGAAGGTGAATTAGGCGTATTGGCTGGTGTAGAAGATGAAGTGTCAGCAGAACACCACACTTATACCAATCCTGAAGAAGTTATCGATTTCGCTACCCGCACAGGTTGCGACTCATTGGCTATTTCTATCGGTACTTCTCACGGTGCTTATAAGTTCAAACCCGAACAATGCCACGTAGATCCGAAGACAGGCCGTCTGGTTCCTCCTCCTTTGGCATTCGACGTATTGGATGCAGTAATGGAAAAACTGCCGGGATTCCCTATCGTATTGCACGGATCGTCTTCAGTTCCTCAGGAATACGTAGATATGATCAACCAATACGGCGGAAAGTTGGAAGCTGCCATCGGAATCCCCGAAGAAGAATTGCGTAAGGCTGCCAAGTCGGCTGTTTGCAAAATCAACATTGACTCAGACTCTCGTTTGGCTATGACAGCTGCTGTACGTAAGGTATTCGTTGAGAAACCGGCAGAATTCGACCCGCGTAAATATTTAGGTCCGGCTCGT
- a CDS encoding type B 50S ribosomal protein L31 gives MKKGIHPENYRPVVFKDMSNGDMFLSRSTCATKDTIEFEGETYPLVKLEISNTSHPFYTGKSKLVDTAGRVDKFMNRYNRIKK, from the coding sequence ATGAAAAAAGGCATTCATCCAGAAAACTACCGTCCGGTAGTATTTAAAGACATGTCAAACGGTGACATGTTCTTGTCTCGTTCTACTTGTGCGACAAAAGACACAATCGAGTTTGAAGGCGAAACTTATCCGTTGGTAAAGTTGGAAATTTCTAACACTTCTCACCCGTTCTATACCGGCAAGTCTAAATTGGTAGACACTGCAGGTCGTGTTGATAAGTTCATGAACCGTTACAACCGCATTAAGAAATAA